A genome region from Dolichospermum compactum NIES-806 includes the following:
- a CDS encoding glycosyltransferase: protein MPANSCPENDAYNGNSDPLDSIFTDLSVDEESEVRTDSGSLPPSRFKGRRGKAALVLTIVWSGTITLHLVSWGSIFVLGLTTMLGIHALGIIFAKPRHHSQEIEGDLPFVSVLVAAKNEEAVIARLVKNLCNLEYGNGQYEVWIIDDNSTDSTPQLLAQLKQEYQQLNVFRRDPDASGGKSGALNQVLPLTKGEIIAVFDADAQVTPDLLLQIVPLFQKDRVGAVQMRKAIANAKENFWTKGQMAEMLLDIWFQQQRTAIGGIGELRGNGQFVRRQALASCGGWNEETITDDLDLTIRLHLDKWDIECVFHPPVEEEGVTNATALWHQRNRWAEGGYQRYLDYWDLILKNRMGTRKTWDLLIFMVTMYILPTAAIPDIFMAIARHRPPMLSSVTGLSLGMSVVGMFAGLKHVRSDQQFKPSTYLMVLLQTLRGSLYMLHWLVVMGSTTARMSFRPKRLKWVKTVHTGVEK, encoded by the coding sequence ATGCCAGCGAATTCCTGTCCTGAAAATGATGCGTATAACGGAAACTCTGATCCCCTTGACTCTATCTTTACTGACCTATCAGTAGATGAGGAATCAGAAGTAAGGACAGATTCCGGGTCTCTACCACCAAGCCGATTTAAAGGCCGTAGAGGTAAAGCTGCTCTAGTTTTAACTATAGTCTGGAGTGGCACTATTACCCTGCATTTAGTTTCCTGGGGTTCGATATTTGTCCTGGGACTAACAACAATGCTAGGTATTCATGCTTTGGGGATTATTTTTGCAAAACCCCGTCACCATTCTCAGGAGATAGAGGGAGATTTGCCTTTTGTTTCTGTGTTGGTGGCTGCGAAAAATGAGGAAGCGGTAATTGCCAGATTAGTCAAAAATTTGTGTAATTTGGAATACGGTAATGGTCAATATGAAGTCTGGATTATTGATGATAATAGTACGGACAGTACACCTCAATTATTAGCCCAACTCAAGCAGGAATATCAACAACTTAATGTATTTAGGCGTGATCCTGACGCTAGTGGGGGCAAATCGGGGGCGTTAAATCAAGTATTACCACTGACAAAGGGAGAGATTATTGCTGTATTTGATGCTGATGCCCAAGTGACACCGGATTTGCTATTACAAATAGTTCCGTTGTTTCAAAAAGATCGGGTAGGGGCGGTACAAATGCGAAAAGCGATCGCCAATGCTAAGGAAAATTTTTGGACTAAGGGACAAATGGCAGAAATGTTGTTGGATATTTGGTTTCAACAACAGCGCACTGCTATTGGTGGGATTGGTGAACTCCGAGGTAATGGTCAATTTGTCCGTCGTCAAGCTTTGGCAAGTTGCGGTGGTTGGAATGAGGAAACTATCACTGATGATCTGGATTTAACTATCCGGTTACATCTGGATAAATGGGATATTGAATGTGTTTTTCATCCTCCCGTCGAAGAAGAAGGTGTCACCAATGCTACAGCCCTTTGGCATCAACGTAACCGTTGGGCAGAAGGTGGTTATCAACGTTATTTAGACTACTGGGATCTCATCCTCAAAAACCGCATGGGGACAAGGAAAACCTGGGATTTGTTAATCTTTATGGTGACAATGTATATTTTACCGACAGCAGCAATACCAGATATTTTCATGGCGATCGCTCGTCATCGTCCCCCCATGTTAAGTTCTGTAACTGGCTTATCTTTGGGGATGTCAGTAGTAGGAATGTTTGCCGGTTTAAAGCACGTTCGTTCCGATCAACAATTTAAACCATCTACCTATTTAATGGTACTTTTACAAACCCTTCGCGGCAGTTTATATATGTTGCATTGGTTAGTAGTTATGGGTAGCACGACGGCGCGAATGTCCTTCCGACCAAAACGCCTCAAATGGGTGAAAACTGTCCATACAGGTGTTGAGAAATAA
- a CDS encoding type II toxin-antitoxin system HicB family antitoxin, with product MSYHYTVIIQWSQEDNCFVVSLPEWGEFCHTHGDTYQEALDNAQEVLEMLIESCLQDGEPLPEPKTLGKSLSAA from the coding sequence ATGAGCTATCATTACACGGTAATTATTCAATGGTCTCAAGAAGATAATTGTTTTGTTGTCAGTCTGCCTGAATGGGGGGAGTTTTGTCATACACATGGAGACACATATCAAGAAGCTTTAGACAATGCTCAGGAAGTCTTAGAAATGTTAATTGAATCTTGTTTACAAGATGGTGAACCCCTCCCAGAACCAAAAACTTTAGGTAAGTCTTTATCAGCAGCTTAA
- a CDS encoding DUF29 domain-containing protein: protein MVTSTQPTTQTLYDQDYYLWIRTTINQLRTGQFSAVDLENLLEELETMGRSEKRAIENLLTKLLVHLLKLKCWDSERERNQGHWLGEIRTFRKQIKNSLKDSPSLKPYILEIFDECYQDARLEASDRSQLPLDIFPLILIGSLEQILDDWLPIQKNEG, encoded by the coding sequence ATGGTTACATCAACACAACCCACAACTCAAACCTTATACGATCAAGATTATTACCTGTGGATAAGAACAACCATTAACCAACTTCGCACAGGACAATTTTCTGCTGTTGATTTAGAGAATTTATTAGAAGAACTAGAAACTATGGGTAGAAGTGAGAAACGAGCAATTGAAAATTTATTAACTAAGCTGCTTGTCCATCTACTAAAACTCAAATGTTGGGATAGTGAAAGAGAACGTAATCAAGGACATTGGTTAGGGGAAATTAGGACATTTCGCAAACAGATTAAGAATTCTCTTAAAGATAGTCCAAGTTTAAAACCTTACATTTTAGAAATATTTGATGAATGTTATCAAGATGCTAGATTAGAAGCAAGCGATCGCTCTCAACTTCCCCTGGATATATTCCCTCTTATCCTCATTGGTTCACTAGAACAAATTTTAGATGATTGGTTGCCAATACAAAAAAATGAAGGATGA
- a CDS encoding DUF4145 domain-containing protein, producing the protein MSNLSNYANSKAKARCNNCRGEVNHDILHEIKVPDGEVYYSSEFWETKRYAVLRCCGCENVIFRLEEDSADHGWPTYYYYPPYIHRQQPIWLNKYSRNDDLQDIRSLMKEIYAALHANCIKLATMGIRALIEHIMIKKVGDNQTFTKNLDEFANQGYISNEQKKIITAVIEAGNATIHRSYSPSLKELENCMDIAENLIETIFIHSNQAKTFSEKIPPRPSKSNDVKS; encoded by the coding sequence ATGTCAAATTTATCCAATTATGCCAACAGCAAAGCAAAAGCTCGTTGCAATAACTGTCGTGGAGAGGTAAATCATGATATTCTTCATGAGATTAAAGTACCAGATGGAGAAGTATATTATTCCTCAGAGTTTTGGGAAACAAAGAGATACGCAGTGCTACGTTGCTGTGGATGTGAAAACGTTATCTTTAGATTAGAAGAAGATTCTGCTGATCACGGATGGCCTACATACTACTACTATCCACCATATATTCATCGGCAGCAGCCAATTTGGTTGAATAAATATAGTAGAAATGATGATCTGCAAGATATTCGTAGTCTTATGAAAGAAATTTATGCAGCACTCCATGCTAATTGCATAAAACTTGCAACTATGGGTATTAGAGCTTTAATTGAGCATATAATGATTAAAAAAGTTGGAGACAATCAAACATTTACAAAAAATCTGGATGAGTTCGCAAACCAAGGATATATCTCAAATGAGCAAAAGAAGATTATTACAGCAGTTATAGAAGCAGGAAATGCTACTATTCATCGTTCATATTCTCCATCTTTAAAAGAATTAGAAAACTGTATGGATATTGCAGAAAATCTCATTGAAACTATTTTTATCCATTCAAATCAAGCTAAAACTTTCTCTGAGAAGATACCACCCCGTCCATCCAAATCAAATGATGTCAAAAGTTAA
- a CDS encoding addiction module protein, which produces MDISVTLNEIKALSIADRIRIVQDILESIAAEQAYPDLTTAQKRELDRRISDYEANPDNVMTWEEIKSSIRGQQ; this is translated from the coding sequence ATGGATATCAGTGTAACTTTAAATGAAATCAAAGCCCTGAGTATTGCAGATAGAATTCGGATTGTACAAGATATTTTAGAAAGTATCGCAGCAGAACAGGCTTATCCCGATTTAACAACAGCACAAAAACGAGAACTTGATCGTCGGATTAGTGATTATGAAGCAAATCCAGATAATGTCATGACATGGGAGGAAATTAAATCGTCAATTAGAGGACAACAATGA
- a CDS encoding type II toxin-antitoxin system RelE/ParE family toxin yields the protein MNYVLVFRPEVREELDDAYNWYQTQQTGLGDEFLDCVDNMLNRICQMPESYAVVYLDVRRTVVRRFPYAIYYRIVSSRVIVTAIFHSRRDPKSWQTRT from the coding sequence ATGAATTATGTCCTAGTTTTTCGTCCAGAAGTTCGTGAAGAACTGGATGATGCGTATAACTGGTATCAAACTCAGCAAACAGGACTTGGTGATGAGTTTTTAGACTGCGTGGATAATATGCTAAATCGGATTTGTCAAATGCCAGAATCCTATGCAGTTGTGTATCTTGATGTTCGACGAACAGTGGTGCGACGTTTTCCCTACGCTATATACTACCGAATTGTGTCAAGTCGTGTGATTGTGACAGCAATTTTTCACAGTCGAAGAGATCCAAAATCATGGCAAACGCGAACCTAA
- a CDS encoding Rpn family recombination-promoting nuclease/putative transposase codes for MAAKYFNPYTDFGFKKLFGEEGSKDLLIDFLNQLLPIHHQIQQLTFKNPENLADTIAERKAIFDIYCESKTGDKFIVEMQKAKIKHFKDRALFYSTFPIREQSEKGDWNFFLLPVYFIAILDFEYDENTTSKFRRDVCLKDQDGDIFFDKLNFKFLQMPLFNKQENELITHFDKWLYFLKNLESFNHIPAILNEPIFKKGFEIAEISHLNVEQYEQYKKSLVQYLEVKNVFDTAFEEGEKVGIEKGIEKGIEKVAKALKEQNIAIEIIAESTGLSYEAIKRI; via the coding sequence ATGGCTGCAAAATACTTTAATCCTTATACAGATTTCGGTTTTAAGAAACTGTTCGGTGAAGAAGGCAGTAAAGATTTACTCATTGATTTTCTCAACCAACTTCTACCAATACATCATCAAATTCAACAATTAACCTTTAAAAATCCAGAAAATCTAGCTGATACCATAGCAGAACGTAAAGCCATATTTGATATTTATTGCGAAAGTAAAACTGGTGATAAGTTTATTGTGGAAATGCAAAAAGCAAAAATCAAGCATTTCAAAGATAGAGCCTTATTCTATTCCACATTCCCCATTCGTGAACAGTCGGAAAAAGGCGATTGGAATTTCTTTTTACTACCCGTCTATTTTATCGCCATTTTAGATTTCGAGTATGACGAAAATACAACATCTAAATTTAGGCGCGATGTCTGTCTAAAAGATCAAGATGGTGATATTTTCTTTGATAAGTTAAACTTTAAATTTCTACAAATGCCGTTATTCAATAAACAAGAGAATGAATTAATAACGCATTTTGATAAATGGCTGTATTTTTTGAAGAATCTAGAAAGTTTTAATCATATACCCGCGATATTAAATGAACCAATATTTAAAAAAGGGTTTGAAATAGCGGAAATATCTCACTTAAATGTGGAGCAGTATGAACAATATAAGAAGAGTTTAGTGCAGTATTTAGAAGTGAAAAATGTATTTGATACAGCCTTTGAAGAGGGTGAAAAGGTTGGTATTGAGAAAGGAATTGAGAAGGGTATTGAGAAGGTTGCCAAAGCATTGAAAGAGCAAAATATAGCTATAGAAATTATTGCAGAATCAACTGGCTTATCATACGAGGCTATTAAAAGAATTTGA
- a CDS encoding IS66 family transposase zinc-finger binding domain-containing protein yields MKLNQIVEIPPINPIVIEHRLHQLTCNGCGTKTRAVLPEDVNPSGYGVRVVALVALR; encoded by the coding sequence ATGAAACTGAATCAAATAGTAGAAATTCCTCCCATCAATCCCATCGTCATAGAACATCGTCTACATCAGTTGACCTGTAATGGATGTGGTACTAAAACTCGTGCAGTATTACCAGAAGATGTGAACCCAAGTGGCTACGGAGTAAGAGTAGTAGCACTAGTAGCATTGCGATAA
- a CDS encoding phosphotransacetylase family protein, producing MPTPAKYLLVGSVEAYSGKSATVLGLSHQLKQKGLDIAYGKPLGNFVKTSARTVVEEDVQFITHHLNLPDNRIAPTLLSLDEITVQKRLQGEDTNNYQQLLVHQYSQIPKSNLVLLEGPANLSEGNLFGLSLLELAEKLDAPVLLISRYQSLTSVESLLFAKQQLGERLMGVVINEVPHEQLEVVHTLLRPFLEKQGISVLATLPKSDILRSVSVGELVKQLNAEVLCRSDRLDLLVESLAIGAMNVNSAVKYFRKRQNMAVVTGGDRVEIQQAALETSTQCLILTGQLPPPPFILNRAEELEIPILSVDLDTLTTVEIIDRTFGQVRVHEPIKIECIRSLMSDHFDIDRLLSQLGFNPAAALS from the coding sequence GTGCCAACACCTGCCAAATATTTGCTGGTTGGATCAGTTGAAGCTTACAGTGGCAAATCTGCAACAGTTTTAGGTTTGTCTCATCAGCTAAAACAAAAAGGTTTGGATATTGCTTATGGCAAACCTTTGGGTAATTTTGTCAAGACATCTGCCAGAACAGTAGTTGAAGAAGATGTCCAGTTCATTACTCATCACCTTAACCTGCCAGACAACCGCATTGCTCCCACTTTATTATCTTTGGATGAAATTACCGTCCAGAAACGCTTACAGGGAGAAGACACAAATAACTATCAACAGTTACTAGTACATCAGTATTCACAAATACCAAAGAGTAATTTGGTACTGTTAGAAGGTCCGGCTAACTTATCGGAAGGAAATTTATTTGGATTATCCTTGCTGGAACTGGCAGAAAAATTAGATGCGCCTGTACTCTTAATTAGTCGTTATCAATCACTGACTTCTGTTGAGTCATTGTTGTTTGCTAAACAGCAATTAGGTGAAAGGTTAATGGGTGTCGTGATTAACGAAGTCCCTCACGAACAATTAGAGGTAGTTCATACACTCTTACGCCCATTCTTAGAAAAACAGGGGATTTCCGTCCTCGCAACATTACCCAAAAGCGATATCCTCCGCAGTGTGAGCGTCGGGGAATTAGTCAAGCAGTTAAACGCGGAAGTCCTTTGTCGGAGCGATCGCCTAGATTTATTAGTCGAAAGTCTGGCAATTGGGGCGATGAACGTCAACTCCGCCGTCAAATACTTCCGCAAACGTCAGAACATGGCAGTAGTCACAGGAGGCGATCGCGTTGAAATTCAACAAGCAGCCTTAGAAACATCTACCCAATGCCTCATCCTGACTGGACAACTGCCACCTCCTCCATTTATCCTCAACCGGGCCGAAGAGTTAGAAATCCCGATTTTATCAGTGGATTTAGACACTCTCACAACAGTAGAGATCATCGATCGCACCTTTGGTCAAGTCCGCGTCCATGAACCAATTAAAATAGAGTGCATTCGCTCTCTTATGTCTGATCATTTTGATATTGACCGCTTATTATCCCAATTGGGATTCAATCCAGCGGCAGCATTATCATAA
- a CDS encoding Ycf66 family protein: protein MLAYFLALVVAVGSLAIYLSAFLFPEIHRKNDFIWSGVGLFYALVLWIFASRITGGLLLGHVASVAMLVWFVAQTLSLRRQLAPAGQQTPLPSPELIKVSFQEQMSKFSVKEKFGQLSSFVASVFGGAKAKIQQTVNKKPVIKTAAEILQTNGTEATPPSLLPDESVTATPAITTETSSEETFAQSSMLEVVEVAPTPPTVIKEEQVIPPTAPETVVEITQTEVVISESSITGETETVVEITQTEVVIAREETSEMASAPEVSSPNSVISELLAAEAAEKSDLTVEEVKPVGEALPEQIPLNKPVEE from the coding sequence ATGCTGGCTTATTTTCTAGCGTTGGTAGTTGCTGTTGGCAGTCTCGCCATTTATCTATCAGCTTTCTTGTTTCCAGAAATCCATCGCAAGAATGATTTTATCTGGAGTGGTGTTGGACTATTCTACGCTTTAGTGTTATGGATTTTTGCATCTCGAATTACTGGGGGGCTGTTACTAGGTCATGTAGCTAGTGTGGCAATGTTGGTATGGTTTGTGGCACAAACCCTTTCATTGCGGCGACAACTTGCCCCCGCAGGACAACAAACTCCTCTCCCCAGTCCTGAGCTAATTAAGGTGAGTTTTCAAGAACAAATGTCAAAGTTTTCTGTAAAAGAGAAATTTGGACAGTTATCAAGCTTTGTTGCTAGTGTGTTTGGTGGTGCTAAGGCGAAAATACAGCAGACTGTGAATAAAAAGCCTGTAATTAAAACTGCCGCAGAGATTTTGCAAACAAATGGAACTGAAGCAACGCCACCATCATTATTACCAGATGAGTCGGTAACTGCTACCCCAGCAATTACAACTGAAACTTCGTCTGAAGAGACTTTTGCTCAATCTTCTATGTTGGAGGTGGTAGAAGTAGCACCAACTCCACCCACTGTCATAAAGGAAGAACAGGTAATTCCACCAACAGCACCGGAAACTGTGGTAGAGATCACTCAAACTGAGGTGGTGATTTCCGAGTCGTCTATCACAGGAGAAACTGAAACTGTGGTAGAGATCACTCAAACTGAGGTGGTGATTGCCAGAGAAGAAACTAGCGAAATGGCAAGTGCGCCAGAAGTAAGTTCCCCAAATTCAGTGATATCGGAGTTATTGGCGGCAGAAGCAGCCGAAAAATCTGATCTGACTGTTGAGGAAGTTAAACCAGTTGGGGAAGCATTGCCAGAACAAATACCTTTAAATAAACCAGTTGAGGAGTAA
- the gndA gene encoding NADP-dependent phosphogluconate dehydrogenase, translated as MTLQSFGVIGLAVMGENIALNVERNGFPIAVYNRSREKTDAFMAHRAPGRNVRAAFSLEQFVASLERPRKILVMVQAGKPVDAVIQQLKPLLQEGDIIIDGGNSWFEDTERRTQELEPIGLRYIGMGVSGGEEGALNGPSLMPGGTRSSYEYLSPIFNKIAAQVDDGPCVTYIGPGGSGHYVKMVHNGIEYGDMQLIAEAYDLLKNVAGLSAAQLHEVFAQWNTTDELNSFLIEITANIFPYVDPESKIPLVDLIVDAAGQKGTGRWTVQTALELGVAIPTITAAVNARILSSIRDERIAASKVITGPNAKYGGDIGAFVNMVRDALYCSKICSYAQGMALLSTASKTYNWELNLGEMARIWKGGCIIRAGFLNKIKKAFDENPALPNLLLAPEFKQTILDRQAAWREVIVTAAKLGIPVPAFSASLDYFDSYRRDRLPQNLTQAQRDYFGAHTYKRTDKEGSFHTEWVPIAEAQK; from the coding sequence ATGACACTACAAAGCTTTGGTGTGATTGGATTAGCAGTTATGGGCGAAAACATCGCACTTAACGTAGAAAGAAATGGCTTCCCAATTGCAGTTTACAACCGCTCTCGTGAAAAAACCGATGCCTTCATGGCGCACCGCGCCCCAGGACGGAACGTTAGAGCCGCTTTTAGCCTCGAACAATTTGTCGCCTCATTGGAACGTCCCCGCAAAATTTTGGTGATGGTACAAGCTGGTAAGCCTGTTGATGCGGTAATTCAACAGCTTAAGCCTTTACTCCAAGAAGGTGATATTATTATTGATGGTGGTAACTCTTGGTTTGAAGATACCGAAAGACGCACTCAAGAACTAGAACCCATCGGTTTACGCTATATCGGTATGGGTGTGAGTGGTGGTGAAGAAGGAGCTTTAAATGGACCTTCTCTCATGCCCGGTGGAACAAGAAGCTCCTATGAGTACCTATCCCCCATTTTCAACAAAATCGCGGCTCAAGTTGATGATGGTCCTTGTGTAACCTACATTGGTCCTGGTGGTTCTGGACACTATGTAAAAATGGTTCACAACGGTATTGAGTACGGCGATATGCAATTAATTGCAGAAGCCTACGATTTGCTGAAAAATGTGGCTGGTTTAAGTGCAGCACAACTCCACGAAGTGTTTGCTCAATGGAATACAACTGACGAACTCAACTCATTTTTGATTGAGATTACAGCCAATATTTTCCCCTACGTAGATCCAGAAAGCAAGATTCCTCTCGTTGACTTGATTGTTGACGCAGCCGGTCAAAAGGGAACTGGTCGTTGGACTGTACAAACTGCTTTAGAATTGGGTGTAGCGATTCCGACAATTACAGCAGCGGTAAATGCTCGAATTCTCTCTTCAATTCGAGATGAACGGATTGCTGCTTCTAAGGTCATCACTGGACCAAATGCTAAGTATGGTGGCGACATTGGGGCTTTTGTGAACATGGTGCGTGATGCTCTCTATTGTTCCAAAATCTGTTCTTATGCTCAAGGTATGGCGCTGTTATCTACAGCTTCCAAAACTTACAATTGGGAATTAAATCTGGGCGAAATGGCGCGGATTTGGAAAGGTGGTTGTATTATTCGGGCTGGCTTCTTGAATAAGATTAAGAAAGCATTTGACGAAAATCCAGCTTTACCTAACTTGTTGTTAGCACCTGAATTTAAGCAAACAATTCTGGATAGACAAGCTGCTTGGCGGGAAGTAATTGTGACTGCGGCTAAGTTGGGTATTCCTGTACCTGCTTTTAGTGCTTCTCTAGATTACTTCGATAGTTACCGCCGCGATCGCTTGCCACAAAACTTAACTCAAGCACAACGCGACTATTTCGGTGCTCACACCTACAAACGTACCGACAAAGAAGGATCTTTCCACACCGAGTGGGTTCCCATTGCTGAAGCTCAGAAGTAA
- a CDS encoding Uma2 family endonuclease: MVLQLVRHQFTVKQFHQMAESGILSENDRLELIRGEMIDMSPIGTRHAGCVLFLSNLLILLLGGRALINVQNPVELDETSEPQPDIALLKPRPDFYRNSHPQPEDIFLLIEVADTTVKYDREVKIPLYAEANIPEVWLVDVNQEVVEVYRNPLQGVYQDVQKLVKNEILSILAFPDVHINVSEIF, from the coding sequence ATGGTTTTACAATTAGTCAGACACCAATTTACAGTTAAGCAATTTCACCAAATGGCTGAATCTGGTATTTTGTCAGAAAATGATAGATTAGAATTAATTCGGGGGGAAATGATTGATATGTCACCTATTGGGACAAGACACGCAGGTTGTGTTCTATTTTTAAGTAACTTACTAATTTTGCTATTAGGAGGACGGGCTTTAATTAATGTACAGAATCCTGTAGAATTAGATGAAACTTCTGAACCCCAACCAGATATAGCATTATTAAAACCACGTCCAGATTTTTATAGAAATTCACACCCCCAACCAGAAGATATATTTTTGTTAATAGAGGTTGCCGATACAACTGTAAAATATGATCGGGAAGTGAAAATTCCTTTGTATGCAGAAGCAAATATTCCTGAAGTTTGGTTAGTAGATGTTAATCAAGAAGTTGTAGAAGTATATCGAAATCCTCTCCAGGGAGTTTATCAAGATGTACAGAAGTTAGTAAAAAATGAGATTTTATCAATTTTAGCTTTTCCTGATGTGCATATTAATGTGAGTGAAATATTTTAA
- a CDS encoding YkvA family protein, translating to MNFSIQSLYTWYRNTLRNPKYRWWIIIGTVAYLISPLDISPDFIPIIGQIDDVLLLSLFVSEVSSLVLDGWKAKKGTVENSTTNPANHTPAAGETVDVDSIPVK from the coding sequence ATGAACTTCTCAATTCAATCCCTTTATACATGGTATCGGAACACACTACGCAATCCTAAATACCGTTGGTGGATAATTATCGGCACTGTAGCCTATTTAATTAGCCCCTTAGATATCTCTCCAGATTTTATTCCTATTATTGGTCAAATTGACGATGTTTTACTGTTGAGTTTATTTGTTTCCGAAGTTTCTTCCTTAGTTCTTGATGGTTGGAAGGCAAAAAAAGGGACTGTAGAAAATAGTACCACCAATCCCGCTAATCATACCCCTGCCGCTGGCGAAACTGTGGATGTTGATTCTATCCCTGTTAAGTAG
- a CDS encoding MotA/TolQ/ExbB proton channel family protein: MDILDLFKKGGPAMWPLLVLSVLSLSVIFERLWFWLRILAQEKEIVNRVLDAAGEDWGIAEAIAEQSIKQPVGRFLYAPLSLQKSDPETFRLALESTAADEIAGMRRGEKLLEAVIALSPLLGLLGTVLGLIRSLGAIRIGDLGTESTAGVTTGIGESLISTAAGLIVAIASLVFYRLFQSFVVNQVKIFNKAGNELELLYRQYPPEPKIINTDRFSKRTSTNFDSSSQLESKTFIQEPENEPNDPIDNYGLNLINLADSPDNKGDNANLNSGEKQEHES; the protein is encoded by the coding sequence GTGGATATTTTAGATTTGTTTAAGAAGGGCGGGCCTGCTATGTGGCCTTTGCTAGTTTTATCAGTCCTATCACTAAGTGTGATTTTTGAACGTCTATGGTTCTGGTTACGGATTCTTGCCCAGGAAAAAGAAATAGTCAATCGGGTTCTGGATGCTGCTGGTGAGGATTGGGGAATCGCTGAAGCAATAGCTGAACAATCTATAAAACAGCCCGTTGGCAGGTTTTTATACGCACCTTTAAGCTTACAGAAAAGTGATCCAGAAACCTTTAGATTAGCGCTAGAATCTACCGCAGCCGACGAGATAGCGGGAATGCGTCGAGGTGAAAAACTTTTAGAAGCTGTGATTGCCCTTTCACCACTGTTAGGATTATTGGGGACAGTTTTAGGTTTGATTCGTTCTTTAGGTGCAATTCGCATTGGTGATTTGGGAACTGAATCTACAGCCGGTGTCACCACAGGGATTGGGGAATCGTTAATTAGTACAGCAGCCGGGTTAATAGTAGCGATCGCCAGTTTAGTATTCTACCGCCTATTTCAAAGTTTTGTTGTTAACCAAGTTAAAATTTTCAACAAAGCCGGCAATGAATTGGAACTGCTTTACCGTCAATATCCTCCCGAACCTAAAATAATTAACACAGACAGATTCTCAAAACGCACCTCTACAAATTTCGATTCATCTTCTCAGTTAGAATCAAAAACATTTATTCAAGAACCAGAAAATGAGCCAAATGATCCAATTGATAATTACGGGTTAAACCTTATAAATTTAGCAGATTCGCCCGATAACAAGGGTGATAATGCCAATTTGAACTCTGGAGAAAAACAAGAACATGAAAGTTAA
- a CDS encoding ExbD/TolR family protein codes for MKVKLDTPSEDLQIQIIPLIDVVFCILTFFLLAALQFTRQQAINVDLPKASTGENSAANSQIKSKILPVTIDAIGLTYIEKEPVKREELEARLKQYIQTNPDGILVLNASRTATYNDVIQTLDLLRKVGGNRVSLGIIPGSSQPVTNSPNFPTPPIPNNPTTPEINSPENLRSLPPINPNSFPTPGNGINPGTLPQTPVTPGTNNSSPQN; via the coding sequence ATGAAAGTTAAGCTAGACACCCCCAGTGAAGACCTTCAGATTCAAATTATCCCCCTAATTGATGTTGTTTTTTGTATTCTGACATTCTTTCTCTTAGCAGCTTTACAATTTACCCGTCAGCAAGCAATTAATGTTGACTTACCCAAAGCTAGTACAGGCGAAAATTCTGCGGCTAATTCCCAAATCAAAAGCAAAATATTACCTGTAACAATTGATGCTATTGGATTAACTTACATCGAAAAAGAACCTGTGAAACGGGAGGAATTAGAAGCACGTTTAAAACAATACATCCAAACAAATCCAGACGGGATTTTAGTATTGAATGCGTCGCGGACAGCTACTTATAACGACGTAATTCAAACCTTAGACTTGCTGAGAAAAGTAGGAGGAAATCGTGTATCTTTGGGAATTATTCCCGGTTCATCTCAACCCGTGACAAATTCACCCAACTTTCCTACTCCTCCCATACCTAATAATCCCACCACCCCAGAAATTAACTCACCGGAAAATTTGAGGTCTTTACCACCGATTAACCCAAATTCTTTTCCCACACCTGGGAATGGAATTAATCCCGGTACTTTACCTCAAACACCTGTAACACCAGGAACAAATAATTCTTCTCCTCAAAATTAA